The following proteins come from a genomic window of Varunaivibrio sulfuroxidans:
- a CDS encoding cyclic nucleotide-binding domain-containing protein produces MRSEELTKVRALDLFADMKEETFDVMMAMAYFQAFPPHLHLITEGDPSDFLHVVVDGAVEMFAHANDRETTIYVVRPYSTFILAASALDAPYLMSARTIEKSHILMIPSVDVRAAMHACTAFSHAIMAELASCYRGVIKNTKNLKLRNATERLANYLLYCNETQGGHGVVTIDIEKRILASILGMSPENQSRAFSALKGHGVEVSGNKVRLTNIARLKRLAKPSPLLDDPGF; encoded by the coding sequence ATGCGATCCGAAGAACTCACAAAAGTTCGCGCCCTCGATCTTTTTGCCGACATGAAGGAGGAAACCTTCGATGTCATGATGGCGATGGCTTATTTTCAAGCATTCCCTCCGCACCTTCACCTAATTACCGAGGGCGACCCCTCCGATTTTCTGCATGTGGTCGTTGACGGCGCCGTCGAAATGTTCGCCCACGCCAATGACCGGGAAACGACGATTTACGTGGTTCGACCCTATTCGACCTTCATCCTCGCCGCATCCGCCCTCGACGCCCCCTACCTGATGTCCGCGCGCACCATCGAAAAATCGCATATCCTTATGATTCCCTCCGTCGATGTGCGCGCCGCCATGCACGCTTGCACGGCGTTTTCTCACGCCATCATGGCCGAACTGGCCAGTTGTTATCGCGGCGTCATCAAGAACACCAAGAACCTGAAGCTGCGCAACGCGACCGAGCGGCTCGCCAACTATTTGTTGTACTGCAATGAAACCCAGGGCGGCCATGGCGTCGTCACCATCGATATCGAAAAACGCATACTGGCGTCGATACTGGGCATGTCCCCGGAAAACCAATCACGCGCCTTCAGCGCCCTGAAAGGGCATGGCGTCGAGGTTTCCGGAAACAAGGTCCGCCTGACCAATATCGCGCGCCTGAAACGGCTCGCCAAGCCGTCTCCCCTGCTTGACGATCCCGGTTTTTGA